TTTTTAAGCTTCTCAACCAGGTGACGGTTATCCTTTTGGGAAAAAAAATGCTTCACAGATTTTGCAACCTTAGGTCCAACTCCCTCAATTTTTTCCAGGGCTTCTTCTTTAACATCAAACAAATCATCCAAAGAATCATAATGTCGCGCTATTAAAGATGCAACATGACGGCCTACCATCCTTATGCCCAAACCGTATAAAACCCTATAGTGGGGCACTTTTTTGCTTCTTTGAATTGAATCAATAATATTTTGAGCCGATTTATCCGCAAATCTTTCAAGTTTTAACAAATCATCTTTTCTTAAAGAATACAAATCGGCAATATTTTTAATAAATTTATTTTCAACAAGTTGTTCAACAACAGCAGGCCCGACATGTTCTATATCCATGGCTTCTCTTGTCGCAAAATGTATGATCCTCTCTTTAACCTGGGTAGGACAAGAAGCATTTATGCATCTTAAGATAGATTCACCCTCAGGCCTATAAAGCTCGTAGCTACAAACAGGACACCTCTTTGGCATATTAAACTCTTTTTCTTTTCCCGTTCTTTTCTCTTTTATAACTTTTACAACTTCAGGAATAACCTCTCCCGCTCTCTGAACAACAACATGATCTCCTATTTTTATCCCCTTACGTCTTATTTCATCTTCATTATGAAGAGTAGCTCTTTTAACTGTAACTCCCGCCAAATGAACAGCCTTTAAATGCGCAACGGGAGTTATAGCTCCCGTCCGCCCAACTTGAACTTTAATATCTTCGATCACAGTTTCAGCCTGCATAGGAGGATATTTAAAAGCTATAGCCCACCTTGGGGCGCGAGAGGTCAAACCCAAAGTCTGCTGATCATTAAGGTTATTAACTTTTATAACTATACCGTCTATTTCATAATTTAATCTCTCACGCGCCTCATTCCAATATTTAATATATTTTTCAACCTCTTTTATCCCCTCACAAATTTTTATATTTCGATTGACTTTAAATCCTAATTTTTTTATATATTCCAGGTTTTCATAATGTGTTTTAAATTTTGAATGCGGGATAATTGCATAGTAACAAAATATATCAAGCGGACGGGAGGCTGTAATTTTTGAATCTAACTGTCGCAGAGATCCTGCCGCGGCATTTCGAGGGTTTGCAAACTTAGGTTCATCTTCTGTTTCACGCTTTTCATTTAATTTAACAAAATCATCGTAAGGCAAATAAACTTCTCCCCTGACTTCAATGTCTATTGGCTCATTTAGAATTAAAGGTATGCTTTTTATTGTTCTTAGGTTTTGAGTAATATTTTCCCCATGTACCCCATCCCCCCGAGTTGATCCCTCAACAAAAACCCCTTTTTTATAAGTCAAAGTTACAGCTAACCCGTCAATTTTAAGTTCACAAACATACTCGATTTTATCTTTTTTTATTCCTTCCCTAACCCTCTTGTCAAACTCAAGGAATTCTTCTTCATCCATTGCATTATCAAGGGATAAAAGCGAAACTTTATGAGTAACAGAGCTAAAAGATGAAAGAGGTGTTCCCCCTACCCTACGGGTCGGTGAATCATCTGTAATAAATTCC
The candidate division WOR-1 bacterium RIFOXYB2_FULL_36_35 genome window above contains:
- the ligA gene encoding DNA ligase (NAD(+)) LigA (this protein catalyzes the formation of phosphodiester linkages between 5'-phosphoryl and 3'-hydroxyl groups in double-stranded DNA using NAD as a coenzyme and as the energy source for the reaction; essential for DNA replication and repair of damaged DNA; similar to ligase LigB) encodes the protein MSKEKVHMEINELRKEIRRHEHLYYVLDKPEISDYEYDKLFRKLIELENKYPEFITDDSPTRRVGGTPLSSFSSVTHKVSLLSLDNAMDEEEFLEFDKRVREGIKKDKIEYVCELKIDGLAVTLTYKKGVFVEGSTRGDGVHGENITQNLRTIKSIPLILNEPIDIEVRGEVYLPYDDFVKLNEKRETEDEPKFANPRNAAAGSLRQLDSKITASRPLDIFCYYAIIPHSKFKTHYENLEYIKKLGFKVNRNIKICEGIKEVEKYIKYWNEARERLNYEIDGIVIKVNNLNDQQTLGLTSRAPRWAIAFKYPPMQAETVIEDIKVQVGRTGAITPVAHLKAVHLAGVTVKRATLHNEDEIRRKGIKIGDHVVVQRAGEVIPEVVKVIKEKRTGKEKEFNMPKRCPVCSYELYRPEGESILRCINASCPTQVKERIIHFATREAMDIEHVGPAVVEQLVENKFIKNIADLYSLRKDDLLKLERFADKSAQNIIDSIQRSKKVPHYRVLYGLGIRMVGRHVASLIARHYDSLDDLFDVKEEALEKIEGVGPKVAKSVKHFFSQKDNRHLVEKLKKSGVNIIAEKKSGPQPFKGKTFVFTGGLESMTRPDAEELVRKMGGHPSSSVSKNTDYVVAGVDPGSKHDKAKKLGVKILSEKEFKDILTKG